Part of the Bombus huntii isolate Logan2020A chromosome 10, iyBomHunt1.1, whole genome shotgun sequence genome, atacaataataacataatacttttTTTTGTATGACAGCTCTCTTTTGTTGGCGGCATGCGAGAAGAAAAGTATTTTAATGTTTGATCCTTTGAGGAGAAGCTTGATCCATGCGATTGATAATGCTCATAACGATTGTGTTAATTGTGTTAGGTATGTGTAGATCTTGTTTTcttaaataatgtaatttaattattgtaGCACTAAATATCTGATAAGAATAACTTTTTTTACAATAGGTTTTTGGACCAACGTATGTTTGCAACATGTTCAGATGATAGTACGGTAGCTCTTTGGGATGCTAGAAACTTAAAGAATAGAATAAGAACTCTTCAAGGTCATTCGAATTGGGTGAAGAATATAGAGTATAGTCCCAAAGATAATTTATTACTGACCAGTGGTTTTGATGGTAGTATATATACTTGGGACATTAATAGTTTCACAGAAAATAGTATTCTTTATACGCGTGTGTTCCATACAAACGGACTGATGCGAACTAGACTTAGTCCAGATGCcaataaaatgttaataagTACTACTTCTGGATACCTCATCATTATACACAACCTTAAATTAAGCACTTTAACTCAGGACTTGGCAGGATTTAGAGTGCGTTTCATTTCTGGTACTACATCTTCATATCTTATTTAACACACTTTGTATACaagttaatttttattttagccAAATATGTATCGGTTAATGCAATCGTCTCAAACTACAATACCAAACGTGGCAAGTTTCACGCATCTCTTTTCCCATTCTCGTGCACATAACAGAGTAGAATTTTTAACCGATTTCCCTGTTGGCGATGATGCTGAGATAATATCGAGTTTGCAAGTGCACCCTCATGGATGGTGTGCTTTGTCTAGGAATGTCAGTAACGGAGAAAAGTCAGAGGTTGATATTAAGAAGCTTACACAATTGACTTTggttacatatatatttcttacATTTCATTGATGATTGTATATTTCAGTGGACTTGTATTCATGACATACAAGAGCGTGATGTATCCAGCACAGCGGATCAGGcgaaagaaggagaggagACAGCACCGCAGTTTAACGAAGTGCCCGTAGAAGAGTTCGAGGATTTTCAACAACCTCAACCTTCTCGCTCGGGTATAACATCTTCCTTTTTAATAGAAAGTCCAAACAACCGCGTGAGAGTAGTTCATACTACATCCGATACGAGATCGAACGCGGCTGGATTTTCAGATAACGCGCAATCAGCTAGGTCCCCGAGAAATAATTGGCAGTCAGTGTCTCGTAGAGCGTCACGGTCGCAATCGAGGAATTCGCGTTTGGACAGAACTGCGACAAGAGCGAATTTTGGCTCGATCGAAGTTAGTTCTAGTTCAAGTTCGTCTGATTCTCGTGTAAACACGGATAGAGACAATAGACAGGGGGATAGGTACATATACGCCGCTGACATTTATGCGGCTGATGAGAGCATACTGGAAGAAGGTTCTGGTGATCAAGAAAGAGAATCAGGACAGGACTACAGGCCGAGATCAAGTGTTCACCTTAACTACTTAAGACCACGCAATATAATCGAAAATTTTCCTACCGGTAATATAGAGTTACATGTAAGTACGACTGACGTGTGGGAAGCACATGTAGCAATTAGGGAAGCTAGGCTTAGGAGAGAGAGGGATTGGCTTTCTAGATCGAGTAACAATACTGTCGTTATTATCGGTGATAGAATTAGGGTTCAGAATCGGAATAGGCAAGGCCAGCAAACAATGTACGCTATTCCGAGAAACCGTATGATCCATCAGAATACTCCTAGATTAACGCATTACATAGAGGAACCTAACGTTGGTTCCGGttatataaaagaattatGTTTCTCTGCCGATGGTCGACTAATATGTTCACCGTTTGGTTACGGAGTACGTTTGCTAGGATTTTCTGAAAATTGTTCGGAATTATCTAACTGCGTACCTCCCTATAACGAGTCTATACAGTTGAACGAAATAGCGATAAACACTAGTCACTCTGGCATTGTAGTCTGTACAAAATTTTCTCCAAGGCATTGTTTGCTTGTGTCAGGTTGTCTTAGTGGAAGAATCGTTTGGCATCAACCCGtagtttaataaaattaatgtcaATTTTTCATTATAGTCTGCCTAGAGAACGTCTTGATGAGATATATTACTTGCctatatttccttctttttatttttcactttttgttttctttctttttaacgaGGTGAATATCGGGAAATACgaagatttttttaaatatacagtttttgatatattttattttttagcgTGTTTTGTTATAGATATGATTGAGGTTAGGAAACCCTTTGTTGACGAGAGGTATTGGCGCGCGTAGTTGAGAAAATATACGCGTTGAACATTTGCGTTACTCATTGTTGAGGCTTGTATTTTCTTTGATATTTAGTTCATCATCGCTGTCACTATCACTAGTAATATCGAAACGTCTGAGCTGCTTTCTTGTTGAACGGAGTTCGTTTCCATTGTCTAAAGTACTGTCGTCTAAAGTCGTCTTCTATCCTGTcaggtttaaaataatattcatcaTTATTACTATCACTATCGAACATGTCCTTTCTGGATCTTTTAGGTATCGTATATaagatattataaaaaatatataaaatataaaaaaagctAGTTGATTCGTCTGGTAATGCCATTGAAAGACTGAAATTCGTTTTGACTCGACGATCATCCTAC contains:
- the LOC126869970 gene encoding DDB1- and CUL4-associated factor 10 → MPRIKTKQASSLWLRQRELGVQFSLGHADHFHKTLYSSIQPVTSWDHALSAAAAHGGVFNLEYSPDGSLLLAACEKKSILMFDPLRRSLIHAIDNAHNDCVNCVRFLDQRMFATCSDDSTVALWDARNLKNRIRTLQGHSNWVKNIEYSPKDNLLLTSGFDGSIYTWDINSFTENSILYTRVFHTNGLMRTRLSPDANKMLISTTSGYLIIIHNLKLSTLTQDLAGFRPNMYRLMQSSQTTIPNVASFTHLFSHSRAHNRVEFLTDFPVGDDAEIISSLQVHPHGWCALSRNVSNGEKSEWTCIHDIQERDVSSTADQAKEGEETAPQFNEVPVEEFEDFQQPQPSRSGITSSFLIESPNNRVRVVHTTSDTRSNAAGFSDNAQSARSPRNNWQSVSRRASRSQSRNSRLDRTATRANFGSIEVSSSSSSSDSRVNTDRDNRQGDRYIYAADIYAADESILEEGSGDQERESGQDYRPRSSVHLNYLRPRNIIENFPTGNIELHVSTTDVWEAHVAIREARLRRERDWLSRSSNNTVVIIGDRIRVQNRNRQGQQTMYAIPRNRMIHQNTPRLTHYIEEPNVGSGYIKELCFSADGRLICSPFGYGVRLLGFSENCSELSNCVPPYNESIQLNEIAINTSHSGIVVCTKFSPRHCLLVSGCLSGRIVWHQPVV